The Falco rusticolus isolate bFalRus1 chromosome 20, bFalRus1.pri, whole genome shotgun sequence region GCTGTGGTacgggccggggccgggccggcggggggccgggcggcggggccgggggaggcggcTCGGGGTGTGTCTCGCTGGTTTGCGTGGGGCGGGTTCGGCTCTGGCTTTCAGCGTTTCCCCCGAGAGGTGCTAGGGGGAGATGCGGGCAAAACCCTGCAGCTTTTTCATACGCTTGTGAGCAAGTAGGATTTGTGCAGGGGAAATCCTGTCTCTTAAGCCTCTTTCTTAAATCTCTCTTCAGACCACGCTGCAGACAGATGAGGTGAAAAACGTTCCTTGTGGTACCAGGTGAGATGTCCAGCAGTTACCCCCCTGCAGTCCTTCACTTTTTGTGGAAACCTTCggctcctttcccttttttcccccactgatTGTTCCAGTATGCTTTAAAACGTGTAGATTTGTTTTCATGGACTGGATTTCCCACCACCCTAACTGAAGTCTGTGGAAGGCTCTGTAATTCGTCGCCCAAGTTGATGAGGATGAGCCCTGCTGGGATGGTTTATGTGCAGCCATCTTCAGGGTCTGCACTGAGTTTTCCAAGCCTGGGCCTGCATTTCACGATCCCCTTTCTGGAGACACATGTAATTGAAACCAGGAGCCTGGTGCAAGGAGTGGGGTGTTGGGGGTTTGCCagagtgctgcagcagtgctgcacgGCTGGCTCCGCTCAGCCCACTAGAGGGGAGTGTCCTCCACTCAgagctgcacaggcagagcacTTGGCCTCTAGCAAACTTCAtctttatacctttttttttccttttgcagtggTGGAGTGATGATTTACTTCGACAGAATTGAGGTGGTGAATTTCCTCATCCAGAGTGCAGGTGAGTGCTACCTCTGCGAATCCTGCCACCCAGAATTGTTTGTGCTCCTGATAGCATGACATGAGGTGAAGAAGGTTGTGCTCTTATTTGGAGCTGAAGTGTACCACAGGTATTCCCCTGTGTACCTTGTAAAACCTCATACTTCCTGGGCATAAGCTTTAAACCAGCTCTCCCAGACGGTTTATGTGTGTATTATTTCTTGCACAtactttttctgtgctgctaaTTGCTTCACCAATACCTGAATATCAGCCATcacttttattatttgtatGATTACAGCCCCGCTGGGCTGTATGCTTCAGTGAAGAACTGCTGATTTGAATAACAAGGTGTACAAAAGGTAGGGGAGATGAGGCTTCTGCGAGTAGAAGGCTGCCTCTGAAAGCCCAAGGAGAATGACTCgtgcagccttttttttttttaaattctatgGTTTTTAACATCCTGTGGGTTACAGGTGTGGTGTAACTGCCTGGCTCATCAGTGGTCTGCGTTGAGACCTCTGTTTTATGCCAACTGCAGGATGCCCTTCCCTTGTCGCGTGTTAGACCACACATTCTGTATTCTGCAGCTTAGACACAGCCCATTGCATGCTTGCAGATAGCGCAGAGAGGGCTGTTAGCAGTTAGATGTCCCGTTTACAAAGCATGTGACAGGACATTGGTTAGTGTGTTATGAAATGTTAGCGATAAATACAACTTTCCTGAACGAAGTATTTGTTTGTGGCGCAGGCTTCTCTTGTGGGTGTGTTCCTCATGTGAGActggtgctgcagctcttgctgctgtgACTGAGCCATGAGGTTTTCACTGCAAGTGCTCAGCCCAGCCTGAGgcatccctccatcccagccctTGACAGTCGTTTCTTCTTTTTTAGTATATGACATAGTGAAGAACTACACCGCTGACTATGACAAAGCTCTCATCTTCAACAAGATTCACCATGAGCTGAACCAGTTCTGCAGTGTCCACACGCTGCAGGAGGTCTACATCGAGCTGTTTGGtgagctgcccccagcctttCAGTGTTGGATTGATGGCTCCTTGAGTGATATTTCTGGTGGTCATTTGCATGGTCTGTTGATGCAGAACTTGCTACCCGCAACTGATGGACTTTTTACCTATTAATCCAGCGCCTCCTCTGTTTGGAATCGGGATTGTTAACCAGCTGCCATCATTTACTCCTTGTTATCTTTCGGTGCTCAGTGCTTCAGTAtgttgtaacaaaaaaaaaaaatccaaacctgaCAGTAGTACCGGAGGGCTTTAGGGAAGGGACCAGTAATTCTGCAGCGTTATTTGTGTGTTTAGCAAATGTGACTTGTTCAATCAGTCACAGGGTTTGCTAGTCCAGATGGGAAAGCCAgtcttctgctctttgctgttACAAAAAGTATGAGCAAGCACTCCCTGGCCTGTGGGTTTGATTAGCTTTGTGTCATGCACATGGCTGCAGTGCCCAGACACTGTGAGTGAGTGCTGGAAAACAGGGCTCTTGGCAAGGGCCCGCTGACCTCCCCTCccttgctgcaggctgctgggaaaTCAGGGAGCGCATGTGCTGGGAGAGCATATTGTGAAAGAGTCTGAAGAAAAGTTGTGGTTTCTTGGTagaaacagctgctgccagtgctgagTGTTTTGTTTATGGCTTTGGACTGACAAGAAATCCTTTCCAGCATTTCAGCACTACAGCAGTGCTGACTGTGGGCAAGGTGTCACTGTGAATAGTTTTGGACCCCAAATGGACAGGATTTGTGCCTGAAAGAACACAGGGCATTTGCAAActcctgttttctgttcaaaCAGGGCTTCCCAAGGAGcctggctttctgctttctgagatGCCTCTGCACAAGATGCAGAACTGGGGCTCGCTTCGCCTCCAGTTCCTTTATGGGACTGCTGGCGGCTGTACGGGTTCTTTGCCGATGGAGTCTCCAGatgtcagcagctgctgacgACAACTGCTTGAAATGGACTCAAAGCAACTGATTTGCACAGAAGGAACTTGTATAAACTCCCGTGTAACTCTTTGAGCTGAATGTTTTCTGGCTCAGGAGTTCTGGCACAGCCCATTTCGAGCAGACTTATGTCATTCTCTGCCCCCACATCTGCAAGCAGGTGCAGGAAACTGATAACAGCTGTTTCCTAAACTCCTGGCTGAACTTCATTATGAGGGTGAGTTCCAGATAGCTAAACTGGGACCAAAGCAAATAATCAAGGAGTGCAATGTGATCACTTTCAAGgctgttacatttttattttccctttgcacTTCTCAGCAGGCCCCAACTGGAAAAACTACTATCCTTAGAGCTTTTCACTGAAACGGGGTTTTGGGttgtatttccttttgaaatttcTTAGCTACACTGGAGTTAACTGTTATCCATTGAGCCAAAGAGACATTACTGATGAGTGTTTTGCAGCCTATTACAATAACTACTGCAGCCATTTCACATTTCTGCCTTGCcattttctttgtctcctgCTGGCACACATGCAGCTCCTAATCAGTCACGATTTAGCTGGACCATGTTACTTCACGATCTAGTTGTGAAGATATCAATGGGGGAAGTGGGTTAGAGCACAGATTCTTTATCGTAAAGATGCTGCTTCTGGCTCGGAAAGATTCCAAACTGCAGCTCATGGAAAAGAGTTTCATTTCATAGCTGTCATGTTCCTACAGTTTGTCCCAAGTGTTTGGGGCTGGCCAGTGCTGCTTGACATGCTGAGAGAGATGGGAACCTGCCTTGGAGTCAGGGATGGTTTTTCTCAGCCCAGCACTTCTACATCAAACTTAGGTTTGACTTCCCAGGAATAAGAAATCTGAGCCATTCCAGCTAATTCTGTATGTGTTGACAGCAAGCTGCCTTGTGGGCTTTttagttaccttttttttttcttttttcccccacccctaATCAGATCAGATTGATGAAAACCTTAAACTGGCCTTGCAGCAAGACCTAACTACCATGGCCCCTGGATTAATTATACAGGTAATCAGGATTCCACTTCAAGATATCTAAGGTGCAGATCATAAGGAGGGGTAAGGGCTAAAAGGAAATAGGAAGCTGTGAAACTTGTTTAGAAAATGTCTTTACAGTACAAACTTTGTTTAACTTGAGGAACGAGAACAGTATCCTTTCCATCTCCTCTTAGCTTTGatgtgttggttttcttttggtgttaTTCTGGGTACTGGTTTACCCAGGTTATAATCTGCCATGTCAGGAGATCATTCAGTCCTACCTTTGCTCTGTGGAGTTTGGACCTTGTCACAATTTCTGCAGCATGTGAAAGCTTTGTGTGGCAGAGCATGCCCTTAGTGTTAGCTCCCCCGTCCTCTGCCGCCTCGGGGGCCATTTGGCTTTTGATTGTTGGCTGCTTGCCTATGTTTTCTTCGGTCTTTCTTTCCAGGCAGTTCGAGTTACAAAGCCAAACATCCCTGAAACAATCCGGAGGAATTATGAGCTCATGTAAGTGCCTGAGACTTGCACCTTTGTGTTACCAAAAAAGAATCGGTCATCCAGATTAATGTGTTTTCACAGCATGCAGTGATCAGAGTGCCCTCTGCCAGGCCTGCTCTCAGCCTCGTGCTGCTGTTCAAAAAGGGTctggtgaggctgcagcagATGAGCACGTCTGTCACTGTAAGTAGCAGGCAGGTCACTGCTGAGTTAGAAGGTATTTCTCCATTTtgaacacagaaattatttgccCAAGGGGCTCCTTGCGCTTGACACTGGCCCTGTTTTAAAGAGGCCTCCCAGTGCGTGTGAGTGAGTGGCAGGTGGATGGATTCCACTGCTAATCCTGTTGTTTGACTAGGATGGAGAAACTGTTGATTCAACAGGCTGAAGACTTGCAAAGCTTTGAAATAACTTTCTTTAATAGCACTTGACATACTGATCCCTTTTCAATGctctgagccagcagctgccttctcctgcacTTGATCATTCAGAATCGCTTATGTTCTCTGAGCACTCTGCCGACAGAGCCTGCGTAGGTCAGAGTAAGATCCTTCTCGTCCATTTTGCTTCCCTAGCATTTCATATGACCTTTAGGTATCGTGATAAGCCACGTGTGGTATGGTCATGATAGGCAGAATCCCAAATCAGCCTGTTGCCATAAATACAACAGGACATGTGTTGAGAGAGACTTGGTTTTGACTCTAATCTCTCTTCCCTAATTGGGATCAGGAGcagagtattttatttatacacacactTTTAAAACTTACTAGCGTATATACAAAACAGTAAGATAGAAAAGGCTTTAGCATGTAAAATGTACTGAGCCGTTTGAATGAAGGATGATTTCAAAGCTGTATACTTCCAAATGAAGAAGAATAGCTGTGAGGGCAAGGCTTTTAGAGGATTT contains the following coding sequences:
- the ERLIN2 gene encoding erlin-2 isoform X2 → MAQLGAIAALSLSFLAAAFLSAIHKIEEGHIGVYYRGGALLTSTSGPGFHLMLPFITSYKSVQTTLQTDEVKNVPCGTSGGVMIYFDRIEVVNFLIQSAVYDIVKNYTADYDKALIFNKIHHELNQFCSVHTLQEVYIELFGSSSYKAKHP